The sequence below is a genomic window from Paramisgurnus dabryanus chromosome 4, PD_genome_1.1, whole genome shotgun sequence.
CTAACAACCAATTATTTAGACTGAAAGTTATATAGCCATTaaacagtattttaaaataGTGTATATAGTGCTCTATCAGCTCTATTGTGAAATCTGCTGGATCAAAGCGGGAGGGGTGGAGTATTTTTGGTGAATTTGTAACTCGTGTGGTTGAAAGTTGCGCCTGGGGGCACAACATGTGAAATTATTCACACTTCACTGTGTAAATCATGAGaggtttaaatgttttaaatgtaagctTGTAAGGTTAATACTTAAGTAGTATCATTTAAGACAAAAATTATTATCAACCTTTTGAGCTTACCAAGTTTACATCAATGGTCTTTTCCCAGTTTTTCTCATTGTTGATCCCTGCATTATTGATGACAATATCCAATCGACCAAACGTCTTGACTGTGTTTTGAAAGGCTTCTAAAAACGAAAAAGGTTAAATAATCATCTGGGGTTTCATTATAAATCTTTAATTTCAAGCTGCAACATCAATTAGCCTATTAATAACAATGCGCAATGGTTTCAGAAGGGCCACTTTTGGCAGCAGTACAAAGCCCAACCTGCGTACACGGACAACTGAGTGCATACAGCCAGCGTCGTCCTGTACCTGTATCTGCCCTCACCTGACTTGCAGCTGCAACATTCCTCAaagtaacatttaattaaactctACAAAATGTGCGTCCTTAAAAACAAGTTATACAGGAAAGGACAATGTCTTATCTCGTCACCAAGATTGTTAAAGTCTTGTCATTGAACGATTATGGTAGTCGAAATAAAAGCAAACCTGATGGTGTTTAAACTTTACAAACCATGAACATTCCAGTGTTTGCCTGAGGCATCATGAATCTACACAGTGGTATAACTTCACTAAAGTTTTCAAACAATGAGACTGCGCTTACAGGTGCGCAAAAAGAACTCCTAAAGTGCATGATTaagaaacatattttaaaatccgCCAAACCAGAGAAGATGAAGCAAGCCGTTATGAAGAAGGTATGAAAAGTAAGTAAAAACAGTGGTTACCTTTAAGTTTAACCGCGTCCGTAACGTCACACTGGATAAAAATACAGTTATTTTCTCCAAACTGTCGGTCCAGATCACTTTTACATTCTTCTCCAACAGATTGGTTCAGGTCTACCAGTGCAACCTGTATTGTAAACATACATAAGTAAATGATAAATTGCTGAACGAAACTGCAGGGATCCTTCTCAAAGTGTCGAATCAATCCATATCAAATATAACATAGATAGCGAGTCAAAACAATAACCTTTGCTTGATTATCCAGGAGGGCTTCAGACACGGCTCGTCCGATGCCCTGCGCGCCGCCGGTGACCAAAGCCACTTTCCCGTCCAGACTCATGCTGCGCACCG
It includes:
- the hpgd gene encoding 15-hydroxyprostaglandin dehydrogenase [NAD(+)] isoform X2, which translates into the protein MSLDGKVALVTGGAQGIGRAVSEALLDNQAKVALVDLNQSVGEECKSDLDRQFGENNCIFIQCDVTDAVKLKEAFQNTVKTFGRLDIVINNAGINNEKNWEKTIDVNLTSVIKGTYLALEHMSKEYGKEGGVIINVSSMAAFLHSPHQPVYTATKHGVIGFSRALAADRVWTRFVVGRTHLSRAIME